The proteins below are encoded in one region of Flavobacterium nackdongense:
- the ygiD gene encoding 4,5-DOPA-extradiol-dioxygenase, protein MNTLNDLHKISVTFSNTEKMPVLFLGHGSPMNAIEENEFVIGFRDLAKTLPQPNAILCISAHWFTNGTKVTAMEMPRTIHDFGGFPQALFEVQYPAKGSPELAIKTKELLKPIDVELDEHWGLDHGTWSVVKHLHPEANIPVIQLSIDYTKSPQYHFELAKKLSDLRRKGILIIGSGNIIHNLRLVDFSNFDKDNYGYDWAIEARETINNYLLDGNFQPLIDYEKQSKAFQLAIPTPDHYLPLIYTLGLKDKTEELSLFNDKLVAGSLSMTSVKIM, encoded by the coding sequence ATGAACACATTAAACGATTTACATAAAATTTCAGTCACTTTTTCGAATACCGAAAAAATGCCGGTTTTATTTCTGGGACACGGAAGTCCTATGAACGCTATCGAAGAAAATGAGTTTGTGATTGGTTTTCGAGACTTGGCCAAAACATTACCACAACCCAACGCCATTTTATGTATTTCGGCGCATTGGTTTACTAATGGAACGAAGGTTACCGCAATGGAAATGCCCAGAACAATTCACGATTTTGGAGGTTTTCCACAAGCCTTATTCGAAGTGCAATATCCCGCGAAAGGAAGTCCAGAATTAGCAATAAAAACTAAGGAATTATTAAAACCAATCGACGTTGAACTCGACGAGCATTGGGGTTTGGATCACGGGACTTGGAGCGTAGTCAAACATTTACATCCCGAAGCCAACATTCCCGTAATCCAGTTGAGTATTGATTACACCAAATCACCGCAATACCATTTTGAATTGGCTAAGAAATTGAGCGATTTGCGCCGAAAAGGAATCCTGATAATTGGTAGCGGTAATATCATTCATAATTTGCGATTGGTTGATTTTTCTAATTTTGACAAAGACAATTATGGTTACGATTGGGCGATTGAAGCCAGGGAAACAATCAATAATTATTTATTGGACGGCAATTTCCAACCGCTGATTGATTACGAAAAACAAAGTAAGGCATTCCAATTAGCGATTCCGACGCCAGATCATTATTTGCCTTTGATTTATACCTTGGGACTAAAAGATAAAACCGAAGAACTGAGTTTGTTTAATGATAAATTAGTGGCGGGTTCGTTGAGTATGACTTCGGTGAAGATAATGTAA
- the kdsB gene encoding 3-deoxy-manno-octulosonate cytidylyltransferase codes for MKTIAVIPARYASTRFPAKLMQDLGGKTVILRTYEAAKKSNLFDDVFVVTDSDLIFDEIVSNGGKAIMSIKEHESGSDRIAEAVENMDVDIVVNVQGDEPFINTEALQKLIDVYKNDAEMKVDLASLMFEITEEDEISNPNNVKVVTDQSGFALYFSRSVIPYPREINVGVRYMQHIGIYAFRKQALLDFYSWPMKSLEASEKLEQLRYLEFGKRIKMVETQEKSIGIDTVEDLEKARKMVTE; via the coding sequence ATGAAAACAATAGCAGTCATTCCCGCGCGCTACGCTTCAACCCGATTCCCTGCCAAACTAATGCAGGATTTGGGCGGAAAAACTGTGATTTTAAGAACCTACGAAGCAGCCAAAAAATCTAATCTTTTTGACGATGTTTTTGTGGTTACTGATTCGGATTTGATTTTTGATGAAATAGTTTCCAATGGAGGAAAAGCCATTATGAGCATCAAGGAACACGAATCGGGCAGCGACCGAATTGCCGAAGCAGTTGAAAATATGGACGTTGATATTGTTGTAAACGTACAAGGTGACGAACCTTTTATAAACACTGAGGCTTTACAGAAACTCATTGATGTTTATAAAAACGATGCCGAAATGAAAGTAGACTTGGCTTCCCTAATGTTTGAAATTACGGAGGAAGACGAAATCAGCAATCCTAACAATGTAAAAGTAGTGACCGACCAAAGTGGTTTTGCGTTGTACTTTTCGCGTTCCGTGATTCCGTATCCAAGAGAAATAAACGTGGGAGTTCGCTATATGCAACATATCGGGATTTATGCTTTCAGGAAACAAGCCCTTTTGGATTTTTACAGCTGGCCAATGAAATCCTTGGAAGCATCCGAGAAATTAGAACAATTACGCTATCTAGAATTTGGAAAACGCATCAAAATGGTCGAAACCCAAGAGAAAAGTATTGGAATTGACACTGTGGAAGATTTGGAAAAAGCAAGAAAAATGGTTACGGAATAA
- a CDS encoding Txe/YoeB family addiction module toxin yields MEVKLTKKAREHVDFWQKSGNKAVQKKIKLLIEDIKKNPFEGIGKPEALKYNLQGTWSRKINEEHRIVYEIPDEGILLIYSLKGHYTDLDI; encoded by the coding sequence ATGGAAGTAAAACTAACCAAAAAAGCACGGGAACACGTAGATTTTTGGCAAAAATCAGGCAATAAAGCAGTCCAAAAAAAGATCAAACTTTTGATTGAAGATATAAAGAAAAATCCATTTGAAGGTATTGGAAAACCAGAGGCATTAAAATATAATTTGCAAGGCACTTGGTCTAGAAAAATTAACGAAGAACATCGTATTGTTTATGAAATACCTGATGAAGGTATTTTGCTAATATATAGTTTAAAAGGACATTACACCGATTTAGATATTTAA
- a CDS encoding DUF2683 family protein, with protein sequence MSTITIEVDEKNISFVKTLLEHLKGVKNVTINEGDSPYNPDFVNSIEEGRAEYKRGECTTISTKDLWK encoded by the coding sequence ATGAGTACAATAACGATTGAAGTCGATGAAAAAAACATTTCGTTTGTAAAAACACTTTTAGAACATCTAAAAGGAGTTAAAAATGTGACCATCAACGAGGGAGATAGTCCTTATAATCCTGATTTTGTAAATTCAATTGAAGAAGGTAGAGCCGAATATAAACGCGGTGAATGTACTACAATTTCTACCAAGGATTTATGGAAGTAA
- a CDS encoding M16 family metallopeptidase yields the protein MKKIIFHLALLLTVTSQAQMKADDVKTFTLNNGMKFLVVEDFSIPNANLYFFYKVGSRNEYQGITGLSHFFEHMMFNGAKKYGPKQFDRTMEFNGGSNNAYTTENVTVYTDWFPAASAETMFDLEGDRIASLSIDPKMVESERGVVLSERRTGLENSPWRLLVQSMQATAFQEHPYHWPVIGYEDDMKNWTQQDLERYFKTYYAPNNCVVVVSGALKLEKVKELAKKYLEPIPAQPEPPKVHIVEPAQTGERRIIVQKEVATPYMVIGYKTPESKSEDYYALNILSSVLSSGNSSRLYAALVDQKQVATQIFTDYGDTFDPSLFNVYAVANKDVKDIDLEQAIYIEIEKIKKEGISEKELQKIKNQKLMQFYSQVETINGKSNNIGTYEVFFGDYRKMFDAPANYNKVSAADVQRVAQKYFTKSNRTVGILKTNVEE from the coding sequence ATGAAAAAAATAATTTTCCATCTGGCTCTTTTGCTGACCGTCACAAGTCAGGCTCAAATGAAAGCAGATGATGTAAAAACATTTACGCTCAATAACGGCATGAAATTTCTTGTTGTTGAAGATTTTTCGATTCCCAACGCCAATCTTTACTTTTTTTACAAAGTGGGAAGCCGAAATGAATATCAGGGAATTACGGGGCTTTCTCATTTTTTCGAACACATGATGTTCAACGGGGCCAAAAAATATGGGCCAAAACAATTTGACCGAACTATGGAATTCAACGGAGGCTCTAATAATGCCTATACCACCGAAAATGTGACTGTTTACACGGACTGGTTTCCGGCAGCTTCGGCAGAGACTATGTTTGATCTTGAGGGCGACCGAATTGCCAGCCTGAGCATTGACCCCAAAATGGTCGAAAGTGAAAGAGGAGTGGTGTTGAGCGAGCGGCGTACTGGTTTAGAAAACTCTCCATGGCGACTTTTAGTGCAGTCTATGCAGGCCACCGCTTTTCAGGAACATCCTTACCATTGGCCAGTTATTGGTTACGAAGATGATATGAAAAATTGGACACAGCAAGATTTAGAGCGCTATTTCAAAACCTATTATGCGCCAAACAATTGCGTAGTTGTAGTGTCGGGTGCTTTAAAATTGGAAAAAGTGAAAGAATTAGCCAAGAAATATTTAGAACCTATTCCAGCGCAACCTGAACCTCCCAAAGTTCATATCGTAGAGCCCGCGCAAACGGGAGAACGCAGAATTATTGTTCAAAAGGAAGTAGCAACACCTTATATGGTCATTGGTTATAAAACGCCCGAATCAAAAAGCGAAGATTACTATGCTTTGAATATTTTGAGTTCCGTACTTTCTAGTGGTAATTCGTCAAGATTATATGCTGCTCTTGTCGATCAAAAACAAGTGGCGACTCAGATTTTTACCGATTATGGCGACACTTTTGACCCTAGTCTTTTCAATGTATATGCTGTGGCAAATAAAGATGTAAAAGATATTGATTTGGAGCAAGCCATTTACATTGAGATTGAAAAAATCAAAAAAGAAGGAATTAGCGAAAAAGAACTGCAGAAAATTAAAAATCAGAAATTGATGCAGTTTTATTCCCAAGTCGAAACCATTAACGGCAAGTCGAATAATATCGGGACTTACGAAGTGTTTTTTGGTGACTATCGCAAAATGTTTGATGCACCAGCCAATTACAATAAGGTTTCCGCGGCAGATGTTCAACGTGTAGCCCAAAAATATTTTACAAAAAGTAATCGAACCGTAGGAATATTAAAAACAAATGTTGAAGAATAA